A stretch of Spirosoma oryzicola DNA encodes these proteins:
- a CDS encoding ABC transporter permease — protein sequence MFFNYLKVTLRNLRKNRVFSLINIAGLALGIATFLFILEYIAYERSVNTFHQNLPTLYRLLTQNREGDVWVDMSPPVGPLAKESFPEVRNFCRIAEHSANGIVSVDDGKRTPQSFREGRLAYADASFFTLFTFPLVRGTSTTALTRPNTVALSQTQARTYFGDKNPVGSTLTLSNQFGKTLYTVTAVYTDMPHNSDLAFDAIFSLQTLANPANLAGNDWARLDSFYGTYLTTFLQLPEQRPGSPADYKALEAKINKLAKQRNPDEQNRYLLQPAETIHLAASLSDVYQTSGSLGFVYLLSGIAGLILLIAWFNYINLSTAGALKRAKEVGVRKVIGAGRQQLIGQFLGESLLLNIVGFGLALGLVYSLQGVFNDFVKKDLSVSGLNTGGFWIVGLFLLIVGAVSSGGYVAFALTSFQPVQTLKGNLQKGKGGWLRKTLVVAQFSASVALVIATMVLYRQLQYMQNKDLGVRLAQRLVVKGPQVDQNGSFKAGTAALEDELNRLPYVKSFCQTSIVPGNFYNFSANGITKQVPRPGDEKKGYSMGIVDDRFLKTYEIGLAAGRNFTVGEAELGYEKSAKVMINETAARQLGFASPEKAVGQLINWGQPFEVVGVVKDYHHQGLQKAIEPAIFLPRRSVSDLTVQLTTDRMPEKIAQLERLYKASYPGNPFDYYFVDERFNEQYQSEQQYGQVFTVASALAIFIACLGLFGLAAFTTEQRKKEIGVRKVLGASVASIVTLLSKDFLKLVLIAIVIASPLAWWGMNQWLQNFAYKVELEWWIFALAGLLATGIAVLTVSFQSIKASIMNPVKSLRSE from the coding sequence ATGTTTTTCAACTACCTAAAAGTCACGCTGCGTAACCTGCGCAAAAATCGCGTCTTCTCGCTGATCAACATTGCCGGGCTCGCGCTGGGCATTGCCACGTTTTTGTTTATTCTGGAATACATCGCCTACGAGCGAAGCGTCAATACGTTTCACCAGAATCTGCCCACGCTCTATCGGTTGCTCACCCAGAACCGTGAGGGCGACGTTTGGGTAGATATGTCTCCGCCCGTGGGACCGCTGGCCAAAGAGTCGTTCCCGGAAGTGCGTAATTTCTGCCGGATTGCGGAACATTCGGCCAATGGGATCGTCAGTGTTGATGACGGCAAACGTACACCTCAGTCGTTTCGGGAGGGCCGCCTGGCTTACGCGGATGCCAGCTTTTTTACTCTCTTCACGTTTCCACTCGTACGGGGAACGTCTACTACAGCACTCACCCGTCCTAATACGGTTGCGCTGTCGCAGACGCAGGCCCGTACCTATTTTGGCGATAAAAACCCAGTGGGTAGCACGCTGACGCTAAGCAATCAGTTCGGTAAAACACTCTACACGGTTACGGCGGTGTATACCGATATGCCCCACAATTCCGACCTAGCCTTCGATGCGATTTTTTCGTTGCAAACGCTGGCCAATCCGGCCAATCTGGCGGGCAACGACTGGGCGCGGTTAGACAGCTTCTACGGTACATACCTAACCACATTCTTACAACTTCCTGAGCAGCGACCCGGCTCACCGGCAGACTACAAAGCGTTGGAAGCTAAGATCAACAAGCTGGCGAAACAGCGTAATCCTGATGAGCAAAACCGGTATCTGCTGCAACCTGCCGAGACTATTCATCTGGCAGCCTCATTGAGCGATGTGTATCAGACTAGTGGTAGTTTAGGCTTTGTGTATTTGCTCAGCGGTATTGCGGGTCTGATCCTGCTGATTGCCTGGTTCAACTACATCAACCTATCAACGGCGGGCGCGCTGAAACGAGCCAAAGAAGTGGGCGTCAGGAAAGTGATTGGAGCCGGACGACAGCAGCTGATTGGACAGTTTTTGGGTGAATCTCTTTTGTTGAACATCGTTGGGTTTGGTCTGGCGCTGGGATTGGTTTATTCATTACAGGGTGTGTTTAATGATTTCGTGAAGAAAGATCTGTCGGTGAGTGGCCTAAATACGGGCGGTTTCTGGATTGTTGGCCTTTTCCTGTTGATCGTTGGGGCCGTATCCTCGGGTGGCTATGTGGCGTTTGCGCTTACGTCGTTTCAGCCGGTGCAGACCTTAAAAGGAAATTTACAGAAAGGAAAAGGAGGGTGGTTGCGAAAAACATTGGTAGTAGCGCAATTCAGTGCATCCGTAGCCTTGGTTATTGCTACGATGGTGCTGTACCGGCAATTGCAGTATATGCAAAACAAAGACCTCGGCGTACGACTGGCCCAACGGCTGGTGGTCAAAGGTCCGCAGGTTGATCAGAACGGCTCATTTAAAGCCGGAACAGCCGCCCTCGAAGACGAACTGAACCGCTTGCCCTATGTAAAAAGCTTTTGTCAGACAAGCATTGTACCGGGTAACTTCTACAACTTCTCGGCGAACGGGATAACCAAACAAGTTCCTCGGCCCGGTGACGAAAAGAAAGGCTATTCGATGGGGATCGTCGACGACCGGTTCCTGAAAACCTACGAAATCGGACTGGCCGCCGGTCGAAATTTTACGGTGGGAGAGGCCGAGTTGGGTTACGAAAAAAGTGCCAAAGTAATGATTAATGAAACCGCAGCCCGGCAACTGGGCTTTGCTTCCCCCGAAAAAGCCGTTGGGCAATTGATCAACTGGGGTCAACCGTTTGAAGTGGTAGGTGTAGTCAAAGATTATCACCACCAGGGCTTGCAAAAGGCCATTGAGCCCGCCATTTTCCTGCCTCGCCGGTCAGTAAGCGACCTAACGGTACAACTCACCACCGACCGAATGCCCGAAAAAATAGCGCAGCTGGAACGCCTGTACAAAGCCAGCTATCCGGGCAATCCGTTCGATTATTACTTCGTTGACGAACGATTCAATGAACAATACCAAAGTGAGCAGCAATACGGTCAGGTATTTACCGTAGCATCGGCGTTGGCGATTTTTATTGCCTGTCTGGGCCTGTTCGGACTGGCGGCTTTCACGACCGAACAGCGTAAAAAGGAGATTGGGGTTCGCAAAGTGCTCGGCGCATCGGTAGCGAGCATCGTTACACTGCTCTCCAAAGATTTTCTGAAGCTGGTTCTGATTGCCATCGTTATTGCATCGCCCCTGGCGTGGTGGGGTATGAACCAATGGCTCCAGAACTTCGCCTACAAAGTCGAGTTGGAATGGTGGATTTTTGCCCTGGCGGGATTGCTGGCAACCGGAATTGCGGTGTTGACGGTGAGTTTTCAAAGCATCAAAGCCTCAATAATGAACCCCGTGAAGAGCCTGCGGAGTGAGTAA
- a CDS encoding ABC transporter permease, protein MFKNYLKIAFRTLARRRLYALVTLLGLTIGITFLLLIANYIQRELTVNQSLRNAHQQYIVQSRWKITGVGNEIATLAPLGPTLKRLYPDLVANYYRNYGVTAIVSNGQTHFRESVQVGDSTLLAMYGFPLAYGDPRTALRDPNSIVVTTALAQKYFGQTNVLGRQLVMQTPRAGKQLFTVTGVLQELPANSVTHLFDQGGQAFIPMRNFGYFSDETALTLWDNWALVSYLELKPGITEQQLNRAAAQTIKAYAPPEVQKNLQAYASPLRTYHLKANNGLIEKMVLTLALVALFILLMAVVNFVNITIGMSASRVREIGVRKALGGLKKQLVGQFLTEVLLLTAGATVLSLVCHELFRPLFASLLDKPLLSLIDWSPVAWLVLLGAIAFVTLLAGSYPAFVLSALPSVESLKGRLTRSLRGGVGLRRTLIVFQFSVAVCVAVGALIIGRQVTFFFTKELGYQKEQVMTVASVPRDWSPEGVCRMENARNQLARIAGVADVSFSFEIPDGASNGSVSVFPQGGDSTQAVTATALATDEQFAQTYGLQLKAGQFFTGGSRDSLNVVLNESGAKALGWLNPVKAVGQFVRFRGEAFQVAGVLSDFHFGSLHDAIRPLVITSVRKDPIYRYFSFKLATHQLPETVAAVEQAWSQLFPDSPFEYAFMDDTLQKLYRTELQLKKASSLATVLALVIVLLGVWGLVSLNVTRRTKEIGIRKTLGASTLGIVNLFVGEFALILLIANVIAWPLAYYFLGGWLAEFAYRIELSWLPFAGVAGALVFLTGLVISTQAIRAALVNPVKSLRSE, encoded by the coding sequence ATGTTCAAAAATTACCTTAAAATTGCCTTTCGTACGCTGGCGCGCAGGCGACTCTACGCCTTGGTTACGCTACTCGGCCTGACGATTGGCATTACGTTTCTGTTACTGATCGCCAATTACATCCAACGTGAACTGACGGTCAACCAATCCCTGCGCAATGCCCATCAGCAGTACATTGTGCAGAGCCGGTGGAAGATAACCGGAGTGGGTAATGAGATTGCCACGCTGGCTCCTTTGGGACCTACGCTAAAGCGACTGTACCCTGATCTGGTGGCCAATTATTACCGCAATTATGGCGTCACGGCCATCGTGTCGAATGGGCAAACCCATTTCCGCGAGTCGGTGCAGGTGGGCGACTCCACATTACTCGCCATGTACGGGTTTCCACTGGCGTATGGCGATCCGCGAACGGCGCTTCGCGATCCTAACTCAATCGTTGTTACGACCGCATTGGCTCAGAAGTATTTTGGGCAAACCAACGTACTTGGGCGGCAGCTGGTCATGCAAACGCCGAGGGCGGGCAAACAGCTTTTTACCGTTACGGGCGTGCTTCAGGAGTTGCCCGCCAACAGCGTTACGCACCTATTCGATCAGGGTGGTCAGGCGTTTATTCCGATGCGTAACTTCGGGTATTTCTCCGACGAAACAGCTTTGACGTTGTGGGATAACTGGGCTCTTGTTTCTTACCTCGAATTAAAGCCCGGTATCACGGAGCAACAGCTAAATCGGGCGGCAGCACAAACGATAAAAGCCTATGCTCCGCCGGAGGTTCAGAAAAATTTACAGGCTTATGCGAGCCCTTTACGGACCTATCATCTGAAAGCAAACAATGGGCTGATCGAGAAAATGGTATTGACCCTGGCGCTCGTCGCGTTATTTATCCTGCTGATGGCCGTCGTCAATTTTGTTAACATCACCATTGGCATGTCGGCTTCGCGGGTACGTGAAATCGGTGTTCGCAAGGCGCTGGGCGGACTGAAAAAACAGCTTGTTGGTCAGTTTCTAACCGAAGTGCTGCTGTTGACCGCTGGCGCTACGGTGCTGTCGTTGGTCTGCCATGAGCTGTTTCGACCGCTGTTTGCCAGTTTGCTTGATAAGCCCCTTCTCTCGCTGATCGACTGGTCGCCAGTTGCCTGGCTGGTTCTACTGGGAGCAATCGCTTTCGTTACCCTACTGGCGGGCAGTTACCCCGCATTCGTCTTGTCGGCATTGCCCTCGGTCGAGTCGCTGAAAGGTCGGCTGACCCGTTCCTTACGGGGTGGCGTTGGCCTGCGTCGGACCCTGATCGTTTTTCAATTTTCCGTTGCGGTATGCGTGGCCGTGGGTGCTTTGATCATTGGGCGGCAGGTTACGTTTTTCTTTACCAAAGAACTGGGTTATCAGAAAGAGCAGGTCATGACCGTAGCATCCGTACCGCGCGACTGGTCGCCGGAGGGGGTTTGCCGGATGGAGAACGCCAGAAACCAACTGGCTCGTATTGCGGGCGTTGCGGACGTAAGTTTCTCGTTTGAAATTCCTGACGGAGCGAGCAACGGTAGCGTCAGCGTGTTTCCGCAGGGGGGCGACAGTACACAGGCCGTAACCGCTACGGCGCTGGCAACCGACGAGCAATTCGCGCAAACCTACGGGCTGCAACTCAAAGCGGGACAGTTTTTTACCGGCGGTAGCCGCGACTCGCTAAACGTTGTCCTGAACGAGTCAGGAGCGAAGGCGCTGGGCTGGCTTAACCCAGTGAAGGCGGTAGGGCAGTTTGTTCGGTTCCGGGGCGAAGCGTTTCAGGTGGCTGGCGTGCTGAGCGATTTTCATTTCGGCTCGCTACACGATGCTATCCGGCCACTGGTTATCACCTCCGTTCGGAAAGACCCGATCTATCGCTATTTCTCGTTTAAACTCGCTACTCACCAGTTGCCCGAAACCGTGGCCGCTGTTGAACAAGCGTGGTCGCAGCTCTTCCCTGATTCGCCTTTTGAATATGCGTTCATGGACGATACGCTTCAAAAGCTGTACAGGACCGAACTGCAACTGAAAAAAGCGTCCTCGCTGGCAACCGTACTGGCACTCGTCATTGTGCTCCTGGGCGTATGGGGTCTGGTGTCGCTCAACGTTACCCGGCGGACCAAAGAGATCGGTATTCGGAAAACGCTGGGCGCATCAACGCTGGGTATTGTCAACCTGTTCGTTGGTGAGTTTGCATTGATTCTGCTGATTGCCAATGTCATTGCCTGGCCGCTGGCGTATTACTTCCTGGGCGGATGGTTAGCTGAGTTTGCCTACCGCATCGAACTGTCGTGGTTGCCGTTTGCGGGCGTGGCGGGTGCGCTGGTTTTTCTGACGGGCCTGGTAATCAGTACCCAGGCGATCCGGGCTGCGCTGGTGAATCCGGTCAAAAGTCTGCGTAGCGAATAG
- a CDS encoding ABC transporter permease: MLRNYLKITVRTLWKNKLFSGLNVVGLGIGMAAVWLMVLYVVDELSYDRFHAKADRIVRVVQHAQWSGGNLNLAVTSAPYAPALQADYPDVEKTVRFHPEGGGTITFKDKKMDVPNIFFTDPTVFDVFTFPFLYGDPATSLSKPQSIVLTKSVAESLFGDAGKAVGNVVEFSNHFPNTVTGVVEDVPANSHLQFRALRSLPDKYTSGWQNFELYTYLLLREGSDYRTLEAKLPGFFQKYIRKEMGEVDYRMELQPLTSIHLHSHLDYETSPNGNVATVSIFSVVAGLILVIACINYVNLYTARSLKRTREVGVRKAIGSHRLQLIGQFLTESMLMAWLAGLVSIGLVTTALPYFNQLADKKLSVGGVSDLLLAATLFSVLIGALSGLYPALVLSNFRPVAALKGLVSNQLGGITLKQSLVVFQFVATIALIACSGVVYRQMNFVQHKGLGFNKEQVLTFHIDNEAVRQRVDALKERLVQNPLIESASAASNPIGNNNIGGSGMFIEQNGVIPTHTQIVQRFAVDEDYLKTLQIKLLQGRTFAGSSKSEQEKSVLINETLTKEMGWNDPIGKRIVYYTDAANHTAEARVVGVVADFHTYSLQHKIEPLVLQLPQPADKDNLYVRIQPAKTAEALAYIRSVYRTFDPAATLDFHFLDDNFSQQYKAEQKQGQVLLTFTMLAVLIACMGLFGLAAFAAEQRTKEIGVRKVLGASVSSIVLLLSRDLLKLVVIALVVATPIAWYVMNRWLQDFAYKVNLEWWVFTAAGLLAVGIALLTVSFQSVRAALTNPVTSLRSE, from the coding sequence ATGCTACGCAACTACCTGAAAATAACTGTCCGGACACTCTGGAAAAACAAATTGTTCAGCGGTCTGAACGTCGTCGGTTTAGGAATTGGTATGGCAGCCGTATGGCTGATGGTGTTGTACGTGGTCGATGAACTGAGCTACGACCGGTTTCATGCGAAAGCCGATCGAATCGTGCGGGTGGTTCAGCACGCGCAGTGGTCGGGTGGGAATCTCAATCTGGCCGTGACTTCGGCTCCGTATGCACCGGCCCTGCAAGCCGATTACCCGGACGTTGAGAAAACCGTTCGGTTCCATCCCGAAGGCGGGGGGACGATTACGTTCAAGGACAAGAAAATGGACGTACCCAACATCTTCTTCACCGACCCGACGGTGTTCGACGTATTTACGTTTCCGTTTCTGTACGGCGATCCGGCTACGTCACTAAGCAAACCGCAAAGCATTGTGCTGACTAAAAGCGTCGCCGAGAGTCTGTTTGGCGATGCGGGCAAAGCCGTTGGAAACGTGGTTGAATTCAGCAATCATTTTCCCAACACGGTAACGGGGGTTGTCGAGGATGTACCGGCTAACTCGCATTTGCAGTTCAGGGCGTTACGGTCCCTTCCCGATAAATACACGAGTGGCTGGCAAAACTTTGAGTTGTACACGTATCTGCTGCTTCGCGAGGGTAGCGATTATCGGACGCTGGAAGCTAAACTGCCCGGTTTTTTCCAGAAATACATCCGGAAAGAAATGGGTGAAGTCGATTATCGGATGGAGCTTCAACCGCTTACGTCTATTCACCTGCACTCGCATCTGGATTACGAAACCAGTCCAAACGGCAATGTGGCTACCGTGTCGATATTCAGCGTTGTGGCGGGGCTGATTCTGGTGATTGCCTGCATCAATTACGTGAACCTGTACACCGCCCGCTCCCTCAAACGAACTCGCGAGGTGGGTGTTCGGAAGGCCATTGGTTCGCACCGGCTGCAACTGATCGGACAGTTTCTAACGGAGTCGATGCTGATGGCCTGGCTGGCGGGACTGGTTAGTATTGGGCTGGTAACGACGGCTCTGCCTTATTTCAATCAGTTGGCCGATAAGAAGTTATCCGTCGGTGGGGTGAGTGATTTATTGCTAGCGGCTACCCTGTTTTCCGTATTGATTGGGGCGTTGAGCGGTTTGTATCCGGCCCTGGTGTTGTCGAACTTTCGACCGGTAGCCGCACTGAAAGGGTTGGTCAGTAATCAGTTGGGAGGCATTACGCTTAAGCAATCGCTGGTGGTGTTTCAGTTCGTCGCAACCATTGCGCTTATTGCCTGCTCGGGTGTGGTGTATCGACAGATGAACTTTGTGCAGCATAAAGGTCTCGGATTCAACAAAGAGCAGGTGCTTACCTTCCACATTGACAACGAAGCGGTTCGTCAGCGGGTCGATGCGCTGAAAGAGCGGTTGGTGCAGAATCCCCTTATCGAAAGTGCCTCCGCAGCCAGCAACCCGATTGGCAACAACAATATTGGCGGATCTGGGATGTTCATCGAGCAAAATGGCGTGATACCTACCCACACGCAGATTGTGCAACGGTTTGCGGTGGATGAGGACTACCTGAAAACGCTGCAAATAAAGCTGTTGCAAGGACGCACCTTTGCCGGATCATCCAAAAGTGAGCAGGAGAAAAGTGTGCTGATCAACGAAACGCTGACGAAAGAAATGGGCTGGAACGATCCAATCGGCAAGCGGATCGTCTATTATACGGATGCCGCCAATCACACGGCTGAAGCCCGCGTAGTTGGGGTAGTGGCCGATTTTCACACGTATTCGCTTCAGCACAAGATCGAGCCACTGGTTTTGCAACTACCTCAACCTGCGGATAAAGATAACCTGTACGTCCGAATCCAACCCGCCAAAACCGCCGAAGCGCTGGCGTACATCCGGTCTGTTTACCGAACATTCGATCCAGCCGCTACCCTTGATTTTCACTTTCTTGATGACAACTTCTCGCAGCAATACAAAGCGGAACAAAAGCAGGGGCAAGTCTTGCTGACGTTTACGATGCTGGCGGTGTTGATTGCCTGCATGGGCTTGTTTGGTCTGGCTGCATTCGCTGCCGAGCAGCGGACCAAAGAGATCGGGGTTCGCAAAGTGCTGGGCGCGTCGGTGAGTAGCATTGTCCTGTTGCTCTCGCGTGATTTGCTGAAGCTGGTAGTGATCGCTCTAGTTGTAGCTACGCCCATTGCCTGGTACGTTATGAATCGCTGGCTTCAGGATTTTGCCTACAAAGTGAATCTGGAGTGGTGGGTGTTTACCGCAGCGGGACTATTGGCGGTTGGCATCGCGTTGTTGACCGTTAGTTTCCAAAGCGTCCGGGCGGCTCTAACTAATCCGGTGACCTCGTTACGGTCGGAATAG
- a CDS encoding ABC transporter permease has product MVKNYLLIAFRNLRRNKLYTGINVGGLAIGLAACLLMVLYVNHEFSYDSFQPKAARIARVTTGMKTPESWFSLGASPMLLADVLNRDYPEVEKAVRFRMTAATVQTENKLASESDVYYADSTIFAVFAFDFLAGNPAKALVNPNSAVVSETFANKYLGRTDVLGQPIRINRETYQITGVMADLPSNTDLPFTALLSKTFPPTTTWLADDFPAYTYVLFRDRPGDLTSFNKKLTRIAQSYVNPELKKMDAEGYFVNFTAEMLEDVHYSQGKLEDTPKGNKQYIYLFVFLAAFVLVVALLNYINLLTAKATERAKEVGIRKANGALRNQLIAQFLLESFLMSGLALLGAGSLLLLSIPFFNQLLSIRLVFSWQELVILISCTWLLITVLGGLYPAFVMAGYRPEVVLKGRLSGYGSGLWVRKTIIVFQFTLAVSMIAGVLIVYRQMTFIQQYDVGFNREEILSVYLPDDSTARSNALAMAHSLEARSEIGLLTLGTGLANGPMAMASTNIQTQGKKRELMVNYLFIDERFLPLLNIRLKAGRNLSARSKADLNGGFLVNEAFVKLAGWKEGVGQAIEGFGHKGNVVGVIKNFNYRSLHNPVEPLVLIYNTAPVNNVMMRIKPANLTIVKTIWQRHYPNFPFEYTFLDDSVDEQYRKDRLMMSVFTGFAGLTVLVSCLGLFGLVAFTTERRTKEIGIRKVLGASITGIVLLLSRDFLKLVLVAIVIASPFIYWSANRWLQEFAFKIEVEWWMLVGAGLIAVGIALTTISVQSVKAALVNPVKSLRNE; this is encoded by the coding sequence ATGGTCAAAAATTATCTGCTAATCGCCTTCCGGAATCTTCGGCGGAACAAACTCTATACCGGCATCAACGTAGGTGGGCTGGCCATCGGACTGGCCGCCTGCCTGCTCATGGTGCTGTACGTGAATCACGAATTTTCGTACGATTCCTTCCAGCCAAAAGCGGCCCGAATTGCGCGCGTAACCACGGGGATGAAAACGCCCGAATCGTGGTTTTCGCTCGGTGCTAGTCCGATGTTGCTGGCGGATGTGCTCAACCGGGATTACCCGGAAGTAGAAAAAGCGGTTCGGTTTCGAATGACGGCCGCGACGGTACAAACTGAAAACAAACTGGCCAGTGAAAGCGACGTGTACTACGCCGACAGTACTATTTTCGCGGTGTTTGCCTTTGATTTTTTAGCGGGAAATCCGGCAAAAGCGTTGGTAAATCCCAACAGTGCCGTTGTAAGCGAAACGTTTGCCAACAAATACCTGGGGCGTACCGATGTATTGGGGCAGCCGATCCGGATCAACCGGGAGACCTACCAGATTACGGGGGTCATGGCAGATCTGCCCAGCAATACCGATCTGCCCTTTACGGCGTTGTTGTCCAAAACGTTTCCGCCGACCACGACCTGGCTAGCCGACGATTTTCCGGCGTATACGTACGTGCTTTTCCGCGACCGGCCTGGCGACCTGACCAGCTTCAACAAAAAACTGACGCGCATTGCCCAATCGTACGTTAATCCCGAACTGAAAAAGATGGATGCCGAGGGCTACTTCGTCAATTTCACGGCGGAAATGCTGGAAGATGTTCATTACAGCCAGGGCAAGCTGGAGGATACGCCGAAGGGCAACAAGCAATACATCTACCTGTTCGTTTTTCTGGCGGCTTTCGTGCTCGTCGTTGCCTTGCTGAATTACATTAACCTGCTGACGGCGAAAGCCACCGAGCGAGCCAAAGAAGTGGGTATTCGGAAAGCCAACGGCGCGTTGCGTAACCAACTAATCGCTCAGTTTCTCTTGGAATCGTTTCTGATGAGCGGACTGGCTCTTTTGGGAGCGGGCAGCCTGCTGCTACTGAGCATCCCGTTTTTTAACCAGTTGCTGAGCATCCGGCTGGTTTTCTCCTGGCAGGAACTGGTCATACTGATTAGTTGTACGTGGCTGCTGATAACGGTGCTGGGTGGTTTGTACCCTGCATTTGTGATGGCGGGTTACCGACCGGAGGTGGTGCTGAAAGGAAGGCTGAGTGGCTACGGAAGTGGGTTGTGGGTACGAAAAACCATTATTGTTTTTCAGTTTACGCTGGCCGTGAGCATGATTGCCGGGGTACTGATCGTATACCGCCAAATGACATTCATTCAGCAATACGACGTTGGCTTCAACCGGGAAGAGATTCTCAGTGTCTACCTGCCCGACGATTCGACGGCGCGTAGCAATGCCCTGGCAATGGCCCATAGTCTGGAAGCGCGCAGTGAGATTGGCTTGTTGACACTCGGGACGGGTTTGGCAAACGGACCAATGGCTATGGCGTCAACCAACATTCAGACGCAGGGTAAGAAGCGAGAGTTGATGGTCAATTACCTGTTTATCGATGAGCGTTTTTTACCCCTCCTGAACATACGCTTAAAGGCGGGTCGTAACCTGTCGGCTCGGTCGAAAGCGGATCTGAACGGCGGTTTTCTGGTCAATGAAGCGTTCGTGAAACTGGCCGGCTGGAAAGAAGGGGTGGGTCAGGCCATTGAAGGCTTTGGTCACAAAGGAAACGTAGTCGGCGTGATCAAAAATTTCAACTACCGCTCCCTGCATAACCCGGTCGAACCGCTGGTGCTTATCTACAACACGGCACCGGTAAATAACGTGATGATGCGGATAAAGCCCGCAAACCTGACTATCGTAAAAACAATCTGGCAGCGCCATTACCCGAATTTTCCGTTCGAATACACGTTTCTCGACGACTCGGTTGATGAGCAGTACCGCAAAGATCGGTTGATGATGTCGGTGTTTACCGGGTTTGCCGGACTTACGGTGCTGGTTTCCTGCCTGGGGCTGTTTGGACTGGTGGCCTTCACGACCGAACGGCGCACGAAAGAGATTGGTATTCGGAAAGTACTGGGCGCGTCGATAACGGGTATCGTGTTGCTGCTTTCCCGCGATTTTCTTAAATTGGTTCTGGTTGCCATCGTGATTGCCAGTCCGTTCATTTATTGGTCGGCGAATCGATGGCTACAGGAGTTTGCTTTTAAAATCGAGGTGGAGTGGTGGATGTTGGTAGGGGCCGGGCTGATCGCCGTTGGCATTGCGCTCACGACGATTAGTGTTCAGTCGGTCAAAGCTGCGCTGGTTAATCCAGTGAAAAGTCTGCGAAACGAGTGA
- a CDS encoding OmpA family protein encodes MKRAFTFFVMMLWSGLANAQPGLKGEYYNGTNFEKKVVTRIDPTISFNWRNRNPAPGVNTSYHSVRWTGKLLAPYTGRYTFSAKVDDGIRLWVGNQKVLDVWQLNDSKSFTGSVSLRAGYYYDLRVDYFNDLLEGEIFLEWSTPDPKKQFPDPFAFEPVAARYFWQKAPPVAASPKPVNTISKTPSVKAAVVVKAKEPVVKATPKPVASVASTPVRTAKSVTKAMAEPNSSESSLTPTTEATLTLRPGETVVLHNVQFEQSSYVLLPESSVELNKLVLALKQNPQWQLEIGGHTDNVGDARLNRALSENRAKVVANYLIRSGIAEERIDAKGYGSAQPIADNTNEMERLKNRRVTIRIR; translated from the coding sequence ATGAAACGTGCTTTTACTTTTTTCGTCATGATGCTTTGGAGCGGACTGGCTAATGCCCAGCCAGGGCTGAAAGGGGAGTACTACAACGGAACCAACTTCGAAAAAAAAGTGGTGACGCGCATCGACCCAACGATTAGTTTTAACTGGCGGAATCGGAACCCCGCGCCGGGTGTCAATACGTCTTACCACTCCGTTCGTTGGACAGGCAAGTTGTTAGCTCCGTACACCGGACGGTACACCTTTTCGGCGAAGGTAGACGATGGCATTCGGCTCTGGGTGGGCAATCAAAAAGTTTTGGACGTGTGGCAGTTGAACGACTCCAAAAGCTTCACCGGTAGCGTTTCTTTACGCGCAGGCTATTATTACGATCTGCGCGTCGATTACTTTAATGACCTGCTGGAAGGCGAAATCTTCCTGGAATGGTCAACGCCCGACCCCAAGAAGCAGTTTCCCGATCCGTTTGCGTTCGAACCGGTTGCGGCTCGGTATTTCTGGCAAAAGGCTCCACCGGTAGCTGCCTCACCCAAGCCGGTCAACACGATTTCAAAAACACCGTCGGTAAAAGCAGCAGTCGTAGTCAAGGCCAAAGAACCCGTTGTCAAAGCAACGCCTAAGCCTGTCGCGTCGGTCGCGTCAACGCCGGTTCGTACGGCAAAGTCCGTTACCAAGGCAATGGCGGAACCGAACTCTTCCGAATCCTCATTAACACCAACGACGGAGGCTACGTTGACGCTCAGACCCGGCGAAACCGTTGTGCTCCACAATGTTCAGTTTGAGCAGAGTAGCTACGTGTTACTGCCGGAATCGTCGGTAGAGTTAAATAAACTGGTGCTGGCGCTGAAACAGAACCCGCAGTGGCAACTGGAGATCGGTGGTCATACCGACAATGTGGGCGATGCGCGTCTGAACCGGGCACTGTCTGAAAACCGGGCGAAAGTAGTGGCTAATTACCTGATTCGCTCTGGCATTGCTGAAGAGCGAATCGACGCAAAGGGATACGGCAGCGCGCAGCCGATTGCGGATAACACGAACGAAATGGAGCGCCTGAAAAACCGGCGGGTAACGATTCGGATTCGGTAG